TTAACCCAGAAAGAATTATCTCTTAAGACAGGAATTCCTCAGCATCAAATTAGTGAGATGGAAAACTGCAAGAGAGGGATTGGGAAGGAGCGAGCCCGCAAATTGGCCCAGGCCCTTAATGTTTCTGATTATCGACTTTTTTTGTAATGAGCTAAAAGAGTCTCATCATTGGCGCTATGGGTAACCGCATCAGTTCCAAACACATAAACATAAAGGAGATCCAATTATGCCTACAATCACAATTGATGGAATAGAGTACGATACAGAGACCATGTCCGACGAAGCCAAGGCCCAGCTTGGGTCAATCCAATTTGTAGACCGCAAAATAGCCGAGCTTAAGGCTGAGGTAGCGGCTATGCAGACTGCACGGAATGGCTATGCACGGGCTTTAAGTGAGATACTGAATAAGGAATAACAGGCTTTTGGCCCACCGGCTGCTTGGCTGGTGGGCTTTTTTTGTTGTATGTCCACCACCTACCCCAAAGCAACCACAGTAACCATAGGCTACGACCAGATAGAAGATCGGATGTTTCTGGTCCTGTATCTACAGGACGGAGGCTCCAGAAAAGCCTATATTTCCAGAAGGCTGCTGGGTATGCTTCTGAAGTCTATGGGTGAAAAGCTGACCAGTACCAGCCCTACTGCCTCCAGAACACCTGACTCTGCAGAAGTAATGCAAATGGAGCATATTGCTGCCGTGGTCAATAGAAAGCCTGGTGTTGTACCAAAAACTACACAGCCAGAAAGTGCAAAGCCCTACTACGCCACTGAAGCCCAAATCCAAACCCAAGGCGACACACTTATACTCGGGCTTAAATCTGTAGACACAGAGCCAATAGCTGCACTTGCGCTTAAGCGCGCTGAAGCACACCAGATTTTAAGGATGCTTCGGGATCAAGCTGACAAAGCGGGGTGGGGCTTGGAGCAGCCTGCTGAATGGATGCGGCCTATGGAGTATGGGAAGGGTGGGGATTAAGACATTTCTGAAAGCACCAAGGAAGATCTGAAACTTTTTATCAGTAACAGCGCTTTTACTATATGCCCACCGGTTTATTCTGGTGGGCTTTTTCATTATGAACAAAACAGAAGCAGTACACCATACAAAAAGAGCCAACAACCGCCTAAAACCTGTATCCGATACCTGCATACGGATAATCAATTACCCAGACTGGAAAGATGCCAAAAAACATTTAATGCGTTGTTTTTGCTAGGCTGGACAGAGAGCTTGGACCTGATGACACAGAAGGACCGGCACTGCGAAAAGCTTTAGAGATTTTTTATAATACTTTTGTTTCGGATTATGAGAACTTATCCGAAGATCACGCAATGAATGTATACAAGGCAGTGCGTACGGTACAATACCAGAGGTGGCGCAGGATCGAAGCCAAATATGGACCAGTGAGGCATTACTTTGATCGCTTTGGTAACATAAAACCACAGTACAAAAAGAATAGACAGCAGGAAGATCAAGTTGAGCCACCACGAGGCTGTCTGATTCTGGTTTTATTGATTATTGGCTTTATTGTTTGGTGGTTGTTTTTTTGAGGTCTGCTGGCTTTGAGCTGGTGGGCTTTTTTGTTGGTGCTTGCCAAGTGGCTTGGGATGTAATAAATATTTGCGAGTATGGAAACCGGACAAGGAGTTACAGCCATGCAAGAAAATTTGCTAAGTCAAGCTGACTACATTACTGACCAGGGCGGAAATATAAAAAGCGTTGTTCTGGACTACCAGACCTTTAAAAAAATTGAAGAAATTATAATTGATTATGGTGTGGGAAAAGCTATGGAAGAAGTACAGGATGACGAAGAGGTTGATCTTGAAGAAGCCATTAAGCTTACTGGATATAGTAAGTGAAAACTTCCTACAAGAAAAAATTCCTGAAGGATGTCAACAAACTGCCAGACCATATTAAGCAAGGAATTCTGGATATTGTTTTCAAACAGATTCCTGAAATAGAGAACATCAAAGACTTCAGTAATTTAAAAAAATTAACAGGATTTAAGAGTTTCTACAGGATACGCTATTCGGATTATCGAATAGGAATTGCTGTCCAGCAAGATAAGATTGTATTCTTTAGAGTGTTGCACAGGAAGGATATTTATAAATTTTTTCCTTGATGAGATGAGATTGTTGCGGAAGATAACTGACACATCTCAATAACTTCCTTCATATTCTGCATCAGTTCCTCAATGGT
This genomic stretch from Desulfonatronovibrio magnus harbors:
- a CDS encoding helix-turn-helix domain-containing protein, which encodes LTQKELSLKTGIPQHQISEMENCKRGIGKERARKLAQALNVSDYRLFL
- a CDS encoding DUF6447 family protein; amino-acid sequence: MPTITIDGIEYDTETMSDEAKAQLGSIQFVDRKIAELKAEVAAMQTARNGYARALSEILNKE
- a CDS encoding type II toxin-antitoxin system RelE family toxin, whose translation is MKTSYKKKFLKDVNKLPDHIKQGILDIVFKQIPEIENIKDFSNLKKLTGFKSFYRIRYSDYRIGIAVQQDKIVFFRVLHRKDIYKFFP
- a CDS encoding type II toxin-antitoxin system HicB family antitoxin is translated as MNQDFYVVIEKDEDGYFVGEVPALRGCYSQGKTIEELMQNMKEVIEMCQLSSATISSHQGKNL